A genome region from Bradyrhizobium sp. WSM1417 includes the following:
- a CDS encoding glutathione peroxidase — protein sequence MMNRRTMLIAAFAGTLAPVTRALADGGMSRISAYAFSFPALSGDDIRLAAFTGKPLLVVNTASLCGYTPQYAGLQDIWGEFRERGLTVIGVPSNDFGGQEPGGTSEISETAHHQYGVTFPIAAKAVVVGAKAHPFYKWAAEARPKDVPRWNFHKYLIGRDGYIADVFASTVEPADTRIKTAVAKALADT from the coding sequence ATGATGAACCGCAGGACGATGCTCATCGCCGCCTTTGCAGGCACGCTGGCGCCGGTGACGCGTGCACTGGCGGATGGCGGCATGAGCCGAATCTCCGCCTACGCCTTCTCTTTCCCGGCATTGTCAGGCGACGACATCCGCCTTGCGGCCTTCACCGGCAAACCGCTGCTAGTGGTCAACACCGCTTCGCTCTGCGGTTACACGCCGCAATATGCCGGCCTGCAAGACATCTGGGGCGAGTTTCGCGAACGCGGCCTCACCGTCATTGGCGTGCCCTCCAACGACTTCGGCGGACAGGAGCCCGGCGGCACCAGCGAGATCTCGGAGACCGCCCACCACCAATACGGCGTTACCTTCCCGATCGCGGCCAAGGCTGTCGTGGTCGGTGCGAAGGCGCATCCGTTCTACAAATGGGCCGCAGAGGCGCGCCCCAAGGATGTTCCACGCTGGAACTTCCACAAATATCTGATCGGGCGGGACGGCTATATCGCTGACGTCTTTGCATCCACGGTCGAGCCGGCCGACACGCGGATCAAGACGGCGGTCGCCAAAGCGCTGGCCGACACTTGA
- a CDS encoding NADP-dependent malic enzyme translates to MSSYSDDLHQAALAYHRLPRPGKLEIQASKPLANQRDLALAYSPGVAAACLEIAKNPAEAATLTIRSNLVAVVSNGTAVLGLGNIGPLASKPVMEGKAVLFKKFAGIDVFDIEIAADTIERVVETVAALEPTFGGINLEDIRGPECFEIEAQLKERMKIPVFHDDQHGTAIIVAAAVTNALRLNGKNLSDVKIVASGAGAAAVATLNLLVSMGAQRKNIWVCDIDGLVHEGRNTTMDRWKAVYAQKTDKRTLADVIGGADIFIGLSAPGVLKPEMAKAMGDKPLIMALANPTPEIMPEEARKVRPDAMICTGRSDFPNQVNNVLCFPFIFRGALDVGASAINEEMKLAAVEAIAQLAREAPSDAVAQGFDTGETQGFGPGSLIPSPFDPRLILRIAPAVAKAAMESGVATRPITNFDEYTALLERFAFRSGLVMKPMFAKAKTQPVRVIYAEGEDERVLRATQVVLEEKLATPILVGRPSVVEARIKRFGLSIKAGKDFDLVNPEDDPRYRSYVQSYVEVAGRRGVTPDAARTVVRTNNTVIAALAVVRGEADAMLCGVEGRYMSHLRHVREIVGFTPGISDYAALALLITSKGAFFIADTQVRPNPSAEELAEIASLAAVHVQRFNIKPKIAFVSHSDFGSYDTESSRKMRRATQLLKEKHPELEADGEMQGDTALSAAARKMVLPHSNLEGEANIMIMPSLDTANVAYQMIKSLADALPVGPILIGPARPAHILTPSVTARGILNMTAVAVVEAQERASRQQPTLFT, encoded by the coding sequence ATGTCGTCTTATTCCGATGATCTCCACCAGGCGGCGCTCGCCTATCACCGTCTGCCGCGCCCCGGGAAGCTCGAGATTCAGGCGAGCAAGCCGCTCGCCAACCAGCGCGACCTCGCGCTGGCCTATTCGCCCGGCGTCGCCGCCGCCTGCCTGGAGATCGCCAAGAATCCGGCGGAAGCGGCGACGCTGACGATCCGCTCCAATCTGGTCGCCGTGGTTTCGAACGGCACCGCCGTGCTCGGCCTCGGCAATATCGGCCCGCTGGCCTCCAAGCCAGTGATGGAGGGCAAGGCGGTCCTGTTCAAGAAATTTGCCGGCATCGACGTGTTCGACATCGAGATCGCGGCCGACACCATCGAGCGCGTGGTCGAGACCGTGGCCGCGCTCGAGCCGACCTTCGGCGGCATCAATCTCGAGGACATCCGCGGACCGGAATGCTTCGAGATCGAGGCGCAGCTCAAGGAGCGCATGAAGATCCCGGTCTTCCACGACGACCAGCACGGTACCGCGATCATCGTTGCCGCCGCCGTCACCAACGCCCTGCGACTCAACGGCAAGAACCTGTCGGACGTCAAGATCGTGGCATCGGGGGCAGGGGCCGCAGCGGTCGCGACATTGAACCTGCTGGTGTCGATGGGCGCGCAGCGCAAGAACATCTGGGTCTGCGACATCGACGGCCTTGTTCACGAAGGCCGCAACACCACGATGGACCGTTGGAAGGCGGTCTATGCGCAGAAGACCGACAAGCGCACGCTCGCCGACGTCATCGGCGGCGCCGACATCTTCATCGGCCTCTCCGCACCGGGCGTGCTCAAGCCCGAGATGGCCAAGGCGATGGGCGACAAGCCGCTGATCATGGCGCTCGCCAATCCGACGCCGGAGATCATGCCGGAGGAGGCGCGCAAGGTGCGCCCCGACGCCATGATCTGCACCGGCCGCTCCGACTTTCCGAACCAGGTCAACAACGTCCTGTGCTTTCCCTTCATCTTCCGCGGCGCGCTCGACGTCGGCGCCAGCGCGATCAACGAGGAGATGAAGCTCGCCGCCGTCGAGGCCATCGCGCAGCTCGCGCGCGAGGCGCCGTCCGATGCGGTCGCGCAGGGCTTTGACACCGGCGAGACGCAAGGTTTCGGCCCGGGCTCGCTGATCCCGAGCCCGTTTGATCCGAGGTTGATCCTGCGCATCGCGCCGGCGGTGGCGAAGGCCGCGATGGAATCGGGCGTTGCGACCCGGCCCATCACCAATTTCGACGAGTACACCGCGTTGCTCGAGCGTTTCGCCTTCCGCTCCGGCCTCGTGATGAAGCCGATGTTCGCGAAGGCCAAGACCCAACCGGTGCGGGTGATCTACGCCGAAGGCGAGGACGAACGCGTGCTGCGCGCGACCCAGGTGGTGCTGGAAGAGAAGCTGGCGACGCCAATCCTGGTCGGACGTCCGTCGGTGGTCGAGGCGCGCATCAAGCGCTTCGGTCTGTCGATCAAGGCCGGCAAGGACTTCGACCTCGTCAATCCCGAGGACGATCCGCGCTACCGCTCCTACGTGCAGTCCTATGTCGAGGTCGCTGGCCGCCGCGGCGTCACGCCGGATGCGGCGCGCACGGTGGTGCGCACCAATAACACCGTCATCGCGGCGCTCGCCGTGGTGCGCGGAGAGGCGGACGCCATGCTCTGCGGCGTCGAGGGCCGCTACATGAGCCATCTGCGCCATGTCCGCGAGATCGTCGGGTTCACACCGGGGATCAGCGACTATGCGGCGCTGGCACTGCTGATCACGAGCAAGGGCGCCTTCTTCATCGCCGACACCCAGGTGCGGCCCAATCCGAGCGCCGAAGAGCTCGCCGAGATCGCCTCGCTCGCGGCGGTCCACGTCCAGCGCTTCAACATCAAGCCGAAGATCGCCTTCGTCTCGCATTCGGATTTCGGCAGCTACGACACGGAATCCTCGCGCAAGATGCGTCGGGCAACCCAGCTCCTGAAGGAGAAGCATCCGGAGCTCGAGGCCGACGGCGAGATGCAGGGCGACACCGCGCTCTCGGCCGCCGCGCGCAAAATGGTGCTGCCGCACTCCAACCTGGAGGGCGAGGCCAACATCATGATCATGCCTAGCCTCGACACCGCCAACGTCGCCTACCAGATGATCAAGTCGCTGGCGGACGCGCTGCCTGTCGGTCCGATCCTGATCGGCCCGGCGCGCCCGGCCCACATCCTCACCCCGTCGGTGACGGCGCGAGGCATCCTCAACATGACCGCGGTGGCTGTGGTGGAAGCGCAGGAGCGCGCGTCGCGGCAGCAGCCGACGTTGTTCACGTAG
- a CDS encoding dihydrofolate reductase yields the protein MSFRIEGYVIVSADGMLADADHVMPDSLKFEGDKLFFEQALDRAALIVHGRHSHEQQPNSPKRKRLILTRKIKALTVDPEMPNATLWNPDHASFEDACAFADVASGTVAIIGGPVVFDMFMDRYDTFWLSEAPHLRLPGGEGCFVEVPARTPQEVLASHGMKPGAPYLLDAAHDVTVTPWRRT from the coding sequence TTGTCCTTTCGCATCGAAGGCTACGTCATCGTCTCCGCGGACGGCATGCTCGCCGACGCCGACCATGTCATGCCCGACAGCCTTAAGTTCGAAGGCGACAAGCTGTTCTTCGAGCAGGCGCTCGATCGCGCGGCGCTGATCGTGCACGGCCGTCACTCGCACGAGCAGCAGCCGAATTCACCCAAGCGCAAGCGCCTGATCCTGACCCGCAAGATCAAGGCGCTGACCGTCGATCCCGAGATGCCGAACGCGACCTTGTGGAATCCGGATCACGCCAGCTTCGAGGACGCCTGCGCGTTCGCCGATGTCGCTTCCGGCACCGTCGCAATCATCGGCGGCCCCGTCGTGTTCGACATGTTCATGGATCGCTACGATACGTTCTGGCTGTCGGAAGCCCCGCATCTGCGGCTGCCCGGCGGCGAAGGCTGTTTTGTGGAAGTCCCGGCGCGCACGCCTCAGGAGGTGCTGGCTTCACACGGGATGAAGCCGGGCGCGCCCTATCTGCTCGACGCCGCGCATGACGTGACCGTCACGCCGTGGCGCAGGACGTAG
- a CDS encoding L,D-transpeptidase family protein: protein MNSVNGSGFSAKPARFWQVAILTAAGAIGTASQADAAFYYWTDYSDGSYGRQERHPEVPRQKPQKRGAAVKKDVVAEKEAGTKPQGPLVIVVSIDRQKVTVYDTKGVFAESPVSTGMKGHSTPMGVFSVIQKHKFHHSNIYSGAPMPYMQRITWSGVAMHAGVLPGYPASHGCIRMPMAFAVKMWNWTRMGARVIVSPGQMSPQNFSHPLLASVRVPPQPAASLEPQTNAGDKADKGAANTGATEAKPVETKTASADGVLELRSSVGHTVLSDVTTGYAPVREEASADQTETTAKPETKTAEAADPAKPEAGDAAQPANTEAKPVEAAETPKSETTKSETAKSEPAKTPDAPAAQAATPDVKKDEARVADPAPVAKPEAPKRAGQIAVFISRKDSKLYVRQNFAPLFEVPVTIAASDRPLGTHVFTAEVDKADSNALHWSVVSLPVSVRSAAREDDRRMTGHQRGAAVIPVAAKPVVTPDSPAEALDRISVPADTITKINEMLTSGGSIIVSDQGINQGETGEGTDFIVRLY from the coding sequence ATGAACAGCGTGAACGGGTCTGGTTTTTCTGCCAAGCCGGCGCGATTTTGGCAGGTCGCCATTTTGACGGCGGCGGGTGCGATCGGCACGGCGAGCCAGGCGGACGCGGCGTTTTATTACTGGACGGATTATTCCGACGGGTCGTACGGGCGCCAGGAGCGCCATCCCGAAGTCCCGCGCCAGAAGCCGCAGAAGCGCGGTGCGGCCGTCAAGAAGGACGTCGTTGCCGAAAAGGAAGCGGGCACGAAACCGCAAGGCCCCCTCGTCATCGTCGTCTCGATCGACCGGCAGAAAGTCACGGTCTACGACACCAAGGGCGTGTTCGCGGAATCCCCGGTGTCGACTGGCATGAAGGGCCATTCGACGCCGATGGGTGTGTTCAGCGTCATCCAGAAGCACAAATTCCACCACTCCAACATCTATAGCGGCGCGCCGATGCCGTACATGCAGCGGATCACGTGGTCGGGCGTTGCCATGCATGCCGGTGTGCTGCCGGGCTATCCGGCCTCGCACGGCTGCATCCGCATGCCGATGGCGTTCGCTGTGAAGATGTGGAACTGGACGAGGATGGGCGCGCGCGTGATCGTTTCGCCCGGCCAGATGTCGCCGCAGAACTTCTCACATCCGCTGCTTGCCTCGGTGCGGGTGCCGCCGCAACCCGCCGCCAGCCTCGAGCCGCAGACCAATGCCGGCGACAAGGCCGACAAGGGCGCGGCCAATACCGGGGCCACCGAAGCAAAGCCGGTTGAAACGAAGACTGCCAGCGCCGACGGCGTGCTCGAGCTGCGCTCGTCGGTCGGCCACACCGTGCTGTCGGACGTGACGACCGGATATGCCCCGGTCCGCGAGGAGGCCTCGGCCGACCAGACCGAGACCACGGCAAAGCCCGAGACCAAGACCGCTGAGGCGGCGGACCCGGCCAAGCCCGAGGCCGGAGACGCCGCGCAGCCTGCGAACACTGAAGCGAAGCCTGTCGAGGCCGCGGAGACGCCGAAGTCCGAAACCACAAAGTCCGAAACCGCCAAGTCCGAACCCGCGAAGACGCCCGATGCACCGGCCGCGCAGGCGGCCACGCCCGACGTCAAGAAGGACGAAGCCCGCGTTGCCGATCCGGCGCCCGTGGCGAAACCTGAAGCGCCCAAGCGCGCGGGCCAGATCGCGGTCTTCATCAGCCGCAAGGATTCCAAGCTCTACGTGCGGCAGAACTTTGCGCCGCTGTTCGAGGTGCCTGTCACGATCGCCGCGAGCGATCGACCGCTCGGCACGCATGTCTTTACCGCCGAAGTCGACAAGGCCGATTCCAATGCGCTGCATTGGTCGGTGGTGTCCCTGCCGGTGTCCGTCCGCTCTGCCGCGCGCGAGGATGATCGCCGCATGACAGGCCACCAGCGTGGCGCAGCCGTGATTCCCGTCGCTGCCAAGCCTGTGGTCACGCCGGACAGTCCGGCCGAAGCCCTCGACCGTATCTCGGTCCCGGCCGACACGATCACGAAGATCAACGAAATGCTGACGTCAGGCGGCTCGATCATCGTCTCCGACCAGGGCATCAACCAGGGCGAGACTGGCGAAGGCACCGATTTCATCGTCCGCCTGTACTAG
- a CDS encoding DUF6719 family protein gives MLLRRATCLSLLIFIALAATARAGTVGREQDIVDLKLGQRVQVDDGTCPAGQVKEVRGAKMTDKGVARTSTCVSRFGPKSKR, from the coding sequence ATGCTGCTACGCCGCGCGACTTGCCTCTCGCTCCTGATCTTCATCGCACTCGCCGCAACCGCGCGCGCAGGCACGGTCGGACGCGAGCAGGACATCGTCGATCTCAAGCTCGGCCAGCGCGTGCAAGTGGACGACGGAACCTGCCCCGCCGGACAGGTCAAGGAAGTGCGCGGCGCCAAGATGACCGACAAGGGCGTCGCACGGACGAGCACCTGCGTGTCGCGGTTTGGTCCGAAATCAAAGCGATGA
- a CDS encoding PLP-dependent aminotransferase family protein yields MRKIPTNSVPSPAKAELPLDLAGPHITAGAASAHRLYQALRETIVGGLVKPGEPLPPSRTLAKQTGFRRNAVVTAYERLIADGFADATVGSGTFVAARIPARAAEPKRPKISVETPGQGAFSLGCTHIDARAVQRFRAFVGRRMRAFGAEHLHYGDPRGSRELRAAIADHLLSARGLRCDPDQIMLTSGTLHALRIVLSAILKPNDQVWCEDPGYPAARKTIAHCGYRAVSVPVDAHGMRVARGRATAPSARAAYVTPSHQFPLGVQMSMPRRLELLDWARQAGAFVLEDDYDSEFRYDGAPLMSLAGIDHLERVIYMGTFAKTLFPGLRIGYCALPERLIADVTAARAALDRFPGTLMEGAVADMLNSGAFVANLKRVRKLYREARDALAGTLEATSDGVLSVPVPSQGLHLVARFDPSVDLAVAADAKRAAGAEGWLLADTYSRARPLPGFVLGFSGHAVPKLVASAERLARESRAALRARRKPARRA; encoded by the coding sequence ATGCGAAAAATTCCGACCAATTCAGTCCCCTCGCCCGCCAAGGCCGAGCTGCCGCTCGATCTCGCAGGCCCGCACATCACGGCTGGCGCCGCGTCGGCGCACCGGCTGTATCAGGCACTGCGCGAAACGATCGTCGGCGGCCTGGTGAAACCCGGCGAGCCGCTGCCGCCGTCGCGCACGCTGGCCAAACAGACCGGCTTTCGGCGCAATGCGGTCGTCACCGCCTATGAGCGGCTGATTGCCGACGGCTTTGCCGACGCCACCGTCGGCTCCGGCACCTTCGTCGCCGCGCGCATCCCCGCCCGCGCGGCCGAGCCGAAGCGGCCGAAGATCAGCGTCGAAACGCCGGGGCAAGGCGCGTTTTCACTCGGCTGCACCCATATCGACGCGCGCGCCGTGCAGCGTTTCCGGGCCTTTGTCGGCCGTCGCATGCGCGCCTTCGGCGCGGAGCATCTGCACTATGGCGATCCCCGCGGCAGCCGCGAGCTGCGTGCGGCGATCGCCGATCATCTGTTGTCGGCGCGAGGCCTGCGCTGCGATCCCGATCAGATCATGCTGACGTCGGGCACGCTGCACGCGCTGCGCATCGTGCTGAGCGCGATCCTGAAGCCCAACGACCAGGTCTGGTGCGAAGACCCCGGCTACCCCGCTGCGCGGAAAACCATCGCGCATTGCGGCTATCGTGCCGTGTCCGTTCCCGTCGACGCGCACGGCATGCGTGTCGCCAGAGGCCGTGCAACGGCGCCGTCCGCGCGCGCAGCCTATGTGACGCCGTCGCACCAGTTTCCGCTGGGTGTGCAGATGTCGATGCCGCGGCGGCTCGAGCTGCTGGACTGGGCCAGGCAGGCCGGCGCCTTCGTGCTGGAAGACGATTACGACAGCGAATTCCGTTACGACGGCGCGCCGCTGATGTCGCTGGCCGGGATCGATCACCTCGAGCGCGTGATCTACATGGGCACGTTCGCCAAGACCTTGTTTCCGGGCCTGCGCATCGGCTATTGCGCCCTGCCCGAGCGCTTGATTGCGGATGTCACAGCCGCGCGGGCCGCACTCGACCGCTTTCCCGGCACGCTGATGGAGGGTGCGGTGGCCGACATGCTCAATTCCGGCGCGTTCGTGGCGAACCTGAAGCGCGTGCGCAAGCTTTATCGCGAGGCGCGCGACGCGTTGGCCGGGACGCTCGAAGCCACATCCGACGGCGTGCTGTCGGTGCCGGTCCCATCACAGGGTCTGCATCTTGTCGCCCGGTTCGATCCCTCGGTCGATCTGGCCGTAGCGGCAGACGCCAAGCGGGCCGCCGGCGCCGAAGGCTGGCTGTTGGCCGACACCTATTCACGCGCGCGTCCTCTTCCCGGTTTCGTTCTGGGATTTTCCGGCCACGCGGTTCCGAAGCTCGTCGCATCCGCCGAGCGGCTCGCGCGGGAATCGCGAGCGGCCTTGCGTGCGAGGCGCAAGCCGGCCCGGCGGGCATGA
- a CDS encoding DoxX family protein, whose translation MPAFVTFGRILFAVLFIYTGAARLFAMQATVDFIAAKVVVPDMIAPYAKQIETATAMTTPQLLAIAVGVLEIIAGVMIALNFGARFFAMLMIIYVAVATFLFYDFWNQVPPDNGKMLVDALKNLSIIGALFMIMGYGRATRPAEAAYGDV comes from the coding sequence ATGCCAGCGTTCGTGACTTTCGGGCGGATCCTGTTCGCCGTGCTGTTCATCTACACAGGTGCGGCAAGACTGTTTGCCATGCAGGCGACCGTTGATTTCATCGCCGCCAAGGTCGTGGTGCCCGACATGATCGCGCCTTACGCCAAGCAGATCGAGACGGCGACGGCCATGACCACGCCGCAACTGCTGGCCATCGCGGTGGGCGTGCTCGAGATCATCGCAGGCGTGATGATCGCGCTGAATTTCGGGGCGCGGTTCTTTGCGATGCTGATGATCATCTATGTCGCGGTCGCGACCTTCCTGTTCTACGACTTCTGGAACCAGGTGCCGCCTGACAACGGCAAGATGCTGGTCGACGCGCTCAAGAACCTGTCGATCATTGGCGCGCTGTTCATGATCATGGGCTACGGCCGAGCTACGCGTCCGGCCGAGGCGGCCTACGGGGACGTATAA
- a CDS encoding polysaccharide deacetylase family protein, protein MRVAAGLILASAMSLAMTGAAWSQTPAAKPAVATQAAPAATPAAAAPAAAPAPAPAAAAAPAGFVNPPPPKQAPQPARAACNTPGALGVARTVEIDTTGGPGFGFEHFKELDFLRDKEVVLTFDDGPWPKNTPAVLKALADECTTGIFFSIGKHATYEPEILKQVYAAGHTVGTHTWSHANLNNKKLTEAQRKEEIEKGLSAVKWALGGISPSPFFRFPALQHPPEMVTYLGNRNTAIFSCDIDSFDFKASKPEKVVETVMKKLDSKGKGIILMHDFQKHTAEALPELLKRLKAGGYKVVAMRAKFPASTLPEYDQELLKDVKLPTVSTRPVNSVVTTVSE, encoded by the coding sequence ATGCGTGTGGCGGCAGGACTCATTTTAGCAAGCGCAATGTCTCTGGCGATGACGGGCGCGGCATGGTCGCAGACCCCGGCTGCAAAGCCCGCTGTCGCGACGCAGGCCGCACCGGCGGCAACACCGGCTGCGGCTGCGCCCGCTGCGGCTCCGGCGCCCGCTCCTGCAGCAGCAGCCGCGCCGGCGGGCTTCGTCAATCCTCCTCCGCCTAAACAGGCTCCGCAGCCCGCGCGCGCAGCTTGCAACACGCCGGGCGCGCTCGGGGTCGCCCGGACCGTCGAGATCGATACCACGGGTGGTCCCGGCTTCGGCTTCGAGCATTTCAAGGAGCTCGACTTCCTGCGCGACAAGGAGGTGGTGCTGACCTTCGACGACGGCCCCTGGCCGAAGAACACGCCTGCGGTGCTGAAGGCGCTCGCCGACGAGTGCACCACCGGCATCTTCTTTTCCATCGGCAAGCACGCGACCTACGAGCCGGAGATCCTCAAGCAGGTCTACGCAGCCGGCCATACCGTGGGCACCCACACCTGGTCGCACGCCAACCTCAACAACAAGAAGCTCACGGAAGCGCAGCGCAAGGAAGAGATCGAGAAGGGTCTTTCCGCGGTGAAATGGGCGCTCGGCGGCATTTCGCCCTCGCCGTTCTTCCGCTTCCCGGCGCTCCAGCATCCGCCGGAGATGGTCACCTATCTCGGCAATCGCAACACGGCGATCTTCTCCTGCGACATCGACTCCTTCGACTTCAAGGCCTCGAAGCCCGAGAAGGTGGTCGAAACCGTCATGAAGAAACTGGACAGCAAGGGCAAGGGCATCATCCTGATGCACGATTTCCAGAAGCACACCGCGGAGGCCCTGCCCGAGTTGCTCAAGCGCCTGAAGGCCGGCGGCTACAAAGTTGTGGCGATGCGAGCCAAGTTCCCGGCCTCGACGTTGCCGGAATACGACCAGGAGCTGCTCAAGGACGTTAAGCTGCCGACGGTGAGCACCCGGCCAGTCAACAGCGTCGTGACGACGGTCTCCGAATAG
- a CDS encoding CreA family protein gives MSSRFPGLSSIRLKGLALFLLALTVPAASASAADEPDLIFRRSTVFKWMSPNDKLATYGLDDPEVEGVACHFTVPEKGGFKGWLGLAEEVSDISLACRQVGPIKFKNKMEQGDDMFRQRRSLFFKKMQIVRGCDAKRNVLVYMVYSDRLIEGSPKNSTSTVPIMPWGPADANVQKCGEFFTQ, from the coding sequence ATGTCATCTCGTTTCCCCGGTCTTTCCAGCATCCGATTGAAAGGCCTCGCTTTATTCCTCCTGGCGCTGACCGTGCCGGCAGCGTCCGCCTCTGCCGCGGACGAGCCGGATCTGATCTTCCGCCGCTCGACCGTGTTCAAGTGGATGAGCCCAAACGACAAGCTTGCGACCTATGGCCTCGACGACCCCGAAGTCGAGGGCGTTGCCTGTCATTTCACGGTGCCGGAGAAGGGCGGCTTCAAGGGCTGGCTGGGCCTTGCCGAGGAGGTCTCGGACATTTCGCTCGCCTGCCGTCAGGTCGGCCCTATCAAGTTCAAGAACAAGATGGAGCAGGGCGACGACATGTTCCGCCAGCGCCGCTCGCTGTTCTTCAAGAAGATGCAGATCGTGCGCGGCTGTGACGCCAAGCGCAACGTGCTGGTCTACATGGTCTATTCGGACAGGCTGATCGAGGGTTCGCCGAAGAACTCGACCTCGACCGTGCCGATCATGCCGTGGGGACCGGCGGACGCAAACGTCCAGAAGTGCGGCGAGTTCTTCACTCAGTGA
- a CDS encoding pyridoxamine 5'-phosphate oxidase family protein, whose protein sequence is MSQTESPNSYPTSARNQVKRRHDRGFYDHDTVHRILDSSMLCHVSYAIDGQPYCTPTFFWREGTKLYWHGSSASRMLRNQTRGERVCLTVAHLDSLVLARCGFNHSADYRAVMAFGTAYLVTDPEEKERAVIAMVDRFFPDRTASLRASNTQEIKATSFIAMEIEEASAKIRAKGVADDDEDYELPIYAERIPVRTVLGAPEPCPRLLEGVRRPATLNGYSEGRLLEDALRDAYFAEYPNG, encoded by the coding sequence GTGAGCCAGACCGAGAGCCCAAATTCCTATCCGACCTCCGCACGCAACCAGGTGAAGCGCCGTCACGATCGCGGCTTCTATGATCACGACACCGTTCATCGCATCCTGGATTCCTCGATGCTCTGCCACGTCTCCTACGCCATCGACGGCCAACCCTATTGCACGCCGACCTTCTTCTGGCGCGAAGGCACGAAGCTGTATTGGCACGGCTCGAGTGCCAGCCGCATGCTGCGCAACCAGACCCGGGGCGAGCGCGTGTGCCTGACGGTCGCCCATCTCGACAGCCTGGTGCTGGCGCGCTGCGGATTCAATCACTCAGCTGACTACCGCGCGGTGATGGCATTCGGCACCGCCTATCTCGTCACCGATCCCGAGGAGAAGGAGCGCGCGGTCATCGCGATGGTCGACCGCTTCTTCCCCGATCGCACCGCAAGCCTGCGGGCGAGCAACACGCAGGAGATCAAGGCGACCTCCTTTATCGCGATGGAGATCGAGGAAGCCTCCGCGAAAATCCGGGCCAAGGGTGTCGCCGACGACGACGAGGACTATGAATTGCCGATTTATGCCGAGCGCATCCCGGTGCGCACCGTGCTGGGCGCGCCGGAGCCTTGCCCGCGGCTGCTCGAAGGCGTGCGCCGGCCGGCGACACTGAATGGCTATTCGGAGGGCCGGCTGCTCGAAGATGCATTGCGGGATGCCTATTTTGCAGAGTACCCGAACGGCTGA